In Ptychodera flava strain L36383 chromosome 21, AS_Pfla_20210202, whole genome shotgun sequence, a genomic segment contains:
- the LOC139122213 gene encoding fatty acid-binding protein 2, liver-like, with product MAFIGKWKFDRAENMTEFLLAAGAPPEAAQEAGTLSSIVECSKDGSNYTFKTQTDKGSLEHTFQLGSPFELEIPGHGKKFTVVASDEGGKLVFKGTGGEGITETREIKGNTMIVTVSKPGVSVVGKRILNRV from the coding sequence ATGGCTTTCATTGGCAAGTGGAAATTTGACAGAGCAGAGAACATGACCGAGTTCCTGCTGGCCGCCGGAGCACCTCCCGAAGCAGCACAGGAAGCTGGCACCCTATCAAGTATTGTGGAATGCTCTAAAGATGGCAGCAACTACACCTTCAAGACACAAACCGACAAAGGCAGCCTGGAGCACACCTTCCAGCTTGGTAGTCCCTTCGAGTTGGAAATCCCGGGCCATGGCAAGAAATTCACCGTCGTTGCATCAGATGAAGGAGGTAAACTGGTGTTCAAGGGCACCGGAGGCGAAGGCATCACAGAGACTCGTGAAATCAAAGGGAACACTATGATCGTCACCGTCAGCAAGCCTGGAGTCTCCGTCGTTGGAAAACGCATCTTGAATCGTGTATAG
- the LOC139122214 gene encoding fatty acid-binding protein 1, liver-like, whose product MSYEGKWKFEKSENLEKFLVAIGIAADKAKGADAVESVVENCKMGDTFCIKTTAGSKVKEQKFKMGEPFELELPMIGVKDTVVASVSANTLTIKSTTDLAVTETREVKGDTMVVTVSKPGVDVVAKRYLKRV is encoded by the coding sequence ATGTCTTATGAAGGAAAATGGAAATTTGAGAAATCCGAGAACCTGGAGAAGTTTCTGGTGGCCATAGGGATCGCCGCCGACAAGGCCAAGGGAGCAGATGCTGTTGAAAGCGTGGTGGAGAACTGCAAGATGGGCGACACTTTCTGCATCAAAACCACCGCTGGAAGCAAAGTGAAAGAGCAGAAGTTCAAGATGGGAGAGCCCTTCGAGCTGGAGCTGCCCATGATCGGCGTCAAAGACACTGTGGTTGCATCGGTATCTGCTAACACCCTGACTATTAAAAGCACTACTGACTTAGCCGTCACAGAAACCCGTGAAGTCAAGGGAGACACCATGGTTGTCACTGTATCCAAACCCGGCGTGGACGTGGTCGCCAAGCGCTACTTGAAACGAGTCTAG
- the LOC139122215 gene encoding fatty acid-binding protein 1, liver-like, which yields MSYEGKWKFEKSENMEKFLLAIGIAADKAKGVDAVESVVENCKMGDTFCIKTTVGSKVKEQKFKMGEPFELELPMIGVKDTVVASASANTLTIKSTTDMAVTETREVKGDTMIVTVSKPGVDVVAKRYLKRM from the coding sequence ATGTCTTACGAAGGAAAATGGAAATTTGAGAAATCCGAGAACATGGAGAAGTTTCTGCTGGCTATAGGGATCGCCGCCGACAAGGCCAAGGGAGTAGATGCTGTTGAAAGCGTGGTGGAGAACTGCAAAATGGGCGACACTTTCTGCATCAAAACCACCGTTGGAAGCAAAGTGAAAGAGCAGAAGTTCAAGATGGGAGAGCCCTTCGAGCTGGAGCTGCCCATGATCGGCGTCAAAGACACTGTGGTTGCATCGGCATCTGCTAACACCCTGACTATCAAAAGCACCACCGACATGGCAGTCACAGAAACCCGTGAAGTCAAGGGAGACACCATGATTGTCACCGTATCCAAACCCGGCGTGGACGTGGTCGCCAAGCGCTACCTGAAACGAATGTAG